The sequence GGCGGTACGGGAGATCACGGTGACCGTCCACCACAGCGCCTGCGACGCCCACTACGGTGCGCGCAGTTACGAGACCGGCAGCCTGGTGGTGGTCTCCGGCTGGGGCAAGAGGAAGAACGCGAAGGGCATGTGCACCGAGCTGCTCGCCACCGACAAGGTGAAGGTGAAGCTGGACAAGCCGCTGGACGGCCGCACGGTGGTCGATGCGGCCACCGGAAAGCGGCTGCCGCTCGGGTGAGCCGGGCGGCGTCCGCTCCCCCCGGATCCGCCCCGGCCTGACCGGCGCGGGTCAAGGGCGCGCCACGGGGAGCGTCAGGGACGGGGCGAGCGCCTCGTCGGGCAGGGCGAGGCGCTCGCGGAAGGCGGTGCGGCCGGCGTCGGTGACGGTGAGGATGCGGGTGCCGGGGGCCTTGACGATCCACGCCCGGTCCATGGCGTGCCGGCACAGGGCGGCGCCGACCGCGCCGGAGAGGTGCTGGCGGCGCACCGTCCAGTCCAGGCAGGTGCGCACATGGGCGCGGTGGGCGACGGTGGGGGCGGTGTCGGGGATCCCGAGGGCGGCCAGCCAGCGGGCGCCGTCGCCGGTCAGGACCAGGCCGTAGTCCCGGGCCAGCAGGCCGCGTGCGGTCATGGCGTCGGCTATCGCCACGCCCAGCGCGCCCGCGATGTGGTCGTAGCAGGTCCGGGCGTGGTGCAGCGCCCGGCGGTGGTTGGCCTCGGCCAGGGAGCGGACGGGGACCTGGCGGTAGGGGGCGAGACCGGCGAGGTTCTCCAGCGCTTCGGCGGTGTCGGGTCCGGCCAGGCGGACATAGCGTCGCCGGCCCCGGCGCTGTTCGGTCAACAGCCCTCCGGAGACCAGCAGGTTGAGGTGTTCGGTGGTGGTGGAGGGGGCCACCGCCGCGTAGTCGGCCAGCTCGCCGGCGGTCCAGGTGCCGCCGTCCAGGAGGGCCATGCAGATGGCGGCGCGGGTGCGGTCCGCGAGGAGTTGCGCGAGGGCGGCCACATCGGGGGTTTCCGCGGCGGTCCCGGCCGCGGCACTCCCGGCAGCGCCGCCCCCTTCGCCGCTCCGTCCGCCGCCCCGTTCGCCGTTCTGTTCCCCCCGTCGGGCGAGGTGCCGGTGATTGGTGTGTTGATGTTTCTCGTGCGGGTGGTTCATGCGCAGAGAGTAAGCTCTCATCACACTTCGGTGAGGGCCGAATCGTCCTGCTTCTATCCTCGGGGGCATGAAAGGCGTGCTGGAGAAGAGCAGTTCAGCCGCGCCGGCGCTGCTGTCCACGGAGAACGACGACGGGACGTTCGCGCTGGTGTCGCTGCGGATCCGGTGGGAGCTGGGTCCGGTGGTGTGTGCCGTGCTGCCGGCCCGCGGGCGGACGGCGCGCAATCTCGCGGTGCGTCCGGATGTCGTCGTCAACCTGCCGCAGGCCCCGGGCACGACCGGGGAGCGCGCGGCGCCGGATGCGCCCTGGACGGAGCCGTCGGAGCTGGTACGGCCGCCGCGGCTGCTGAACTGCCCGGTACAGCTGGAGGCGCGCCGGGTCGGTGAGCTGCGGGAGTGCGACGGGGTCTCGGTGCAGCTGGAGGCGCAGGTGCTGCGGGTGCATGCCGATCCCCGCTGGGTGCTGCCGCTGGGCGACGGCCGTATCGATCTGTCGGCGTGGCGCCCGCCGGTGCACGACTTCCGCCCCTCGGCCGGGCCGCCGCGGCGGGCGGTGCCGGCGCCCGCGCAGGAGATGGCGCAGGAGCTGGGTCGGCGCTTCCCCGGGGCCTGACCGCGAACGACGCGCGGCGCCTGCCCTCCGGTCGGGGGGAGGGGACAGGCGCCGCGCAGTGCCGCCGCACGACGTTGTACGGGGACATCCGGGGACGGGTCGGGCAGGGCCGGTTACACGGTCAGTGCGCGGTCCGTCGGCTTGATGGGGGCGGGCAGGGCGCTCGCGCCGGTCAGGAAGCGGTCCACACCGCGGGCGGCGGAGCGGCCCTCGGCGATGGCCCAGACGATCAGCGACTGGCCGCGGCCGGCGTCACCGGCGACGTACACGCCGGGGACGTTGGTGGCGAAGTCCGCGTCGCGGGCGATGTTGCCGCGGGCGTCCAGCTCCAGGCCGAACTGCTCGACCAGGCCGTTGTCCTGGTCGGTGCCGGTGAAGCCCATGGCGAGGGTGACCAGCTGGGCCGGGATCTTCCGCTCGGTGCCCGGCTTCTGCTCCAGCTTGCCGTCCTTGAACTCCACCTCGATCAGGTGCAGGTACTGGACGTTGCCGTCCTCGTCGCCCTCGAAGTGGGTGGTGGAGACGGAGTAGACCCGCTCGCCGCCCTCCTCGTGCGCGGAGGTGACCTTGTAGAGCATGGGGAAGGTCGGCCAGGGCTGGCCGGCGCTGCGCTCCTCGCCCGGCTTGGGCATGATCTCCAGCTGGGTGACGGAGGCCGCGCCCTGGCGGTGGGCGGTGCCGACGCAGTCCGCGCCGGTGTCGCCGCCGCCGATGACGACGACGTGCTTGCCCTCGGCGCTGATCGGGGCGACGGTCAGGTCGCCCTCCTGCACCTTGTTGGCCAGCGGCAGGTACTCCATCGCGAAGTGGATGCCGTTGAGCTCCCGGCCGGGCACCGGCAGATCGCGGGAGGTCGTGGCACCGGCGGCGATGACGACGGCGTCGTAGCGCTTGCGCAGCTTCTTCGCGTCGATGTCGCGGCCGATCTCCACCTCCGTACGGAACTTGGTGCCCTCCGCGCGCATCTGCTCGATACGGCGGTTGATGTGGCGCTTTTCCATCTTGAACTCGGGGATGCCGTAGCGGAGGAGTCCGCCGATACGGTCCGCGCGCTCGTAGACGGCGACGGTGTGGCCGGCCCGGGTCAGCTGCTGGGCGGCGGCCAGGCCGGCGGGGCCGGAGCCGATGACGGCGACGGTCTTGCCGGAGAGGCGCTCGGGGGCCTGCGGGGTGACGTCCCCGTTGTCCCACGCCTTGTCGATGATGGAGACCTCGACGTTCTTGATGGTCACCGGCTGCTGGTTGATGCCCAGCACACAGGCGGCCTCACAGGGGGCGGGGCACAGGCGGCCGGTGAACTCCGGGAAGTTGTTGGTCGCGTGCAGCCGCTCGCTGGCCTCGGTCCAGTCCTCGCGGTAGGCGTAGTCGTTCCACTCGGGGATGAGGTTTCCGAGCGGGCAGCCGTTGTGGCAGAACGGGATGCCGCAGTCCATGCAGCGCGACGCCTGCTTGGTGATGATCGGCAGCAGGGAGCCGGGCTGGTAGACCTCGTTCCAGTCCTTGACGCGCTCCTCGACGGGGCGGGTCGTGGCGATCTCGCGCTGGTGGTTCAGGAAGCCCTTGGGGTCAGCCATTGGTCGCCGCCTCCATCATCTTCTCGTGGGTCTCGGACTCGGACAGTCCGGCTCGCTCGGCGGCGTCCTTGGCGGCGAGCACTGCCTGGTAGGTGGCCGGGACGACCTTGCGGAAGCGCGCGGCGGCCGCGTCCCAGTCGGCGAGGAGCTTGGCAGCGACGGTGGAGCCGGTCTCCTCCTGGTGGCGGCGCACGACGTCGTGCAGCCACTGCTTGTCGGCGTCGGCCAACTCCGTTACGGCGTCGGCCAGTTCGCGGTTGACCATGACCGGGTCGAGGTCGATGACGTAGGCGATGCCGCCGGACATGCCCGCCGCGAAGTTGCGGCCGGTCTCGCCCAGGACGACGGCGTGGCCGCCGGTCATGTACTCGCAGCCGTGGTCGCCGACGCCTTCGGAGACCACCGTGGCACCGGAGTTGCGGACGCAGAAGCGCTCGCCGACCCGGCCGCGCAGGAACAGCTCGCCGCCGGTGGCGCCGTAGGCGAGGGTGTTGCCGGCGATGGTGGAGTACTCGGCGAGGTGGTCGGCGCCGCGGTCGGGGCGGACGATCACGCGGCCGCCGGAGAGGCCCTTGCCGACGTAGTCGTTGGCGTCGCCCTCCAGGCGCAGCGTGATGCCGCGCGGCAGGAACGCGCCGAAGGACTGGCCGGCCGAGCCGGTGAAGGTGATGTCGATGGTGTCGTCGGGCAGGCCCGCACCGCCGAACTTCTTGGTGACCTGGTGGCCGAGCATGGTGCCGACGGTCCGGTTGATGTTGCGGATCGCGACCTGGGCCCGGACGGGCTGGGCGGCCTCGGCGCTGTCCGCGGCCAGGGCGTCGGCGGCGAGCTCGATCAGCTCGTTGTCCAGCGCCTTCTCCAGGCCGTGGTCCTGGACGGTGACCTGGTGGCGGACGGCGCCCTCGGCCAGCTCGGGGACGTGCAGCAGCGGGGCCAGGTCCAGGCCCTGCGCCTTCCAGTGGTTTATGGCCTTGGCGGTGTCGAGCAGTTCGGCGTGGCCGACGGCCTCGTCCAGGCTGCGGAAGCCCAGCTCGGCCAGGAGCTCGCGGACCTCTTCGGCGATGAACTGGAAGAAGTTGACGACGTATTCGGCCTTGCCGCTGAACCGCTCGCGCAGCGTCGGGTTCTGGGTGGCGATGCCGACCGGGCAGGTGTCCAGGTGGCAGACGCGCATCATGACGCAGCCGGAGACGACGAGCGGCGCGGTCGCGAAACCGAACTCCTCGGCGCCCAGCAGCGCGGCGATGACGACGTCGCGGCCGGTCTTGAGCTGGCCGTCGGTCTGCACGACGATCCGGTCGCGCAGGCCGTTGAGCAGCAGCGTCTGCTGGGTCTCGGCAAGTCCCAGCTCCCAGGGGCCGCCCGCGTGCTTGAGGGAGGTCAGCGGGGAGGCGCCGGTACCGCCGTCGTGGCCGGAGATCAGGACGACGTCCGCATGCGCCTTGGAGACACCCGCGGCGACGGTGCCGACGCCGACCTCGGAGACCAGCTTCACGTGGATGCGGGCCGCCGGGTTGGCGTTCTTGAGGTCGTGGATCAGCTGAGCCAGGTCCTCGATGGAGTAGATGTCGTGGTGCGGCGGCGGGGAGATCAGGCCCACGCCCGGCGTCGAGTGACGCGTCTTGGCGACCCACGGGTAGACCTTGTGGCCGGGCAGCTGGCCGCCCTCGCCGGGCTTGGCGCCCTGGGCCATCTTGATCTGGATGTCGTCGGAGTTGACGAGGTATTCGGAGGTGACGCCGAAGCGGCCGGAGGCGACCTGCTTGATGCTGGACCGGCGCGCCGGGTCGTACAGGCGCTCCGGGTCCTCGCCGCCCTCACCGGTGTTGGACTTGCCGCCCAGCTGGTTCATGGCGATGGCGAGCGTCTCGTGCGCCTCGCGGGAGATGGAGCCGTACGACATGGCGCCGGTGGAGAAGCGCTTGACGATCTCGGACGCCGGCTCGACCTCGTCGATCGGGATCGAGGGGCGGTCGGACTTGAAGCCGAACAGGCCGCGCAGCGTCATCAGCCGCTCGGACTGCTCGTTCACCCGCTCCGTGTACTGCTTGAAGATGTCGTAGCGGCGCTCGCGGGTGGAGTGCTGGAGGCGGAAGACGGTGTCCGGGTCGAAGAGGTGCGGTTCGCCCTCGCGGCGCCACTGGTACTCGCCGCCGATCTCCAGCGCGCGGTGCGTGGCGGCGATGCCGGAGGCCGGGTACGCCTTGGCGTGGCGGGCGGCGACCTCCTTGGCGATGACGTCCAGGCCCGCGCCGCCGATCTTGGTGGCGGTGCCGTGGAAGTACTGGGCGACGAACTCCTCGTCCAGGCCGACGGCTTCGAAGACCTGAGCGCCGCGGTAGGAGGCGACGGTGGAGATGCCCATCTTGGACATGACCTTCAGGACGCCCTTGCCGAGCGCCTTGATCAGGTTCTTGATGGCGGTGTCGGTCTCGACGCCGGGCAGGAACGTTCCGGCCCGGACCAGGTCCTCGACGGACTCCATCGCCAGGTACGGGTTGACCGCGG is a genomic window of Streptomyces gilvosporeus containing:
- a CDS encoding ArsR/SmtB family transcription factor, encoding MAALAQLLADRTRAAICMALLDGGTWTAGELADYAAVAPSTTTEHLNLLVSGGLLTEQRRGRRRYVRLAGPDTAEALENLAGLAPYRQVPVRSLAEANHRRALHHARTCYDHIAGALGVAIADAMTARGLLARDYGLVLTGDGARWLAALGIPDTAPTVAHRAHVRTCLDWTVRRQHLSGAVGAALCRHAMDRAWIVKAPGTRILTVTDAGRTAFRERLALPDEALAPSLTLPVARP
- a CDS encoding glutamate synthase subunit beta, with translation MADPKGFLNHQREIATTRPVEERVKDWNEVYQPGSLLPIITKQASRCMDCGIPFCHNGCPLGNLIPEWNDYAYREDWTEASERLHATNNFPEFTGRLCPAPCEAACVLGINQQPVTIKNVEVSIIDKAWDNGDVTPQAPERLSGKTVAVIGSGPAGLAAAQQLTRAGHTVAVYERADRIGGLLRYGIPEFKMEKRHINRRIEQMRAEGTKFRTEVEIGRDIDAKKLRKRYDAVVIAAGATTSRDLPVPGRELNGIHFAMEYLPLANKVQEGDLTVAPISAEGKHVVVIGGGDTGADCVGTAHRQGAASVTQLEIMPKPGEERSAGQPWPTFPMLYKVTSAHEEGGERVYSVSTTHFEGDEDGNVQYLHLIEVEFKDGKLEQKPGTERKIPAQLVTLAMGFTGTDQDNGLVEQFGLELDARGNIARDADFATNVPGVYVAGDAGRGQSLIVWAIAEGRSAARGVDRFLTGASALPAPIKPTDRALTV
- the gltB gene encoding glutamate synthase large subunit, whose protein sequence is MRSASTHSATTGSASAAWSPMDGRPAQQGMYDPRNEHDACGVGFVATLTGEASHTLVEQALTVLTNLEHRGATGSEPDSGDGAGILLQVPDAFLRDEVTFALPEAGGYAVGIAFLPSAAQDAAAAVSHIETIAAEEGLDVNGWRVVPVAPELLGNGARATMPAFSQLFVSDGENTGLALDRKAFALRKRAEREAGVYFPSLSSRTIVYKGMLTTGQLEPFFPDLSDRRFATAIALVHSRFSTNTFPSWPLAHPYRFVAHNGEINTVKGNRNWMRARESQLASELFGSEKLERIFPVCTPDASDSASFDEVLELLHLGGRSLPHSVLMMVPEAWENAPAMDPARRAFYQYHSTMMEPWDGPACVTFTDGTQVGAVLDRNGLRPGRYWVTDDGLVVLSSEVGVLDIDPAKVVRKGRLQPGKMFLVDTAERRIIEDDEIKAQLAAEHPYQDWLDAGLIDLADLPEREHIVHTHASVTRRQQTFGYTEEELRVILAPMAKAGAEPIGSMGTDSPIAALSERPRLLFDYFTQLFAQVTNPPLDAIREELVTSLISSLGPQGNLLEPTSASCRSVTLPFPVIDNDELAKLVHINADGDMPGMKAVTLSGLYRVSGGGESLAARIQEICAEADAAIDDGARLIVLSDRHSDAEHAPIPSLLLTAAVHHHLIATKERTQVGLLVEAGDVREVHHVALLIGYGAAAVNPYLAMESVEDLVRAGTFLPGVETDTAIKNLIKALGKGVLKVMSKMGISTVASYRGAQVFEAVGLDEEFVAQYFHGTATKIGGAGLDVIAKEVAARHAKAYPASGIAATHRALEIGGEYQWRREGEPHLFDPDTVFRLQHSTRERRYDIFKQYTERVNEQSERLMTLRGLFGFKSDRPSIPIDEVEPASEIVKRFSTGAMSYGSISREAHETLAIAMNQLGGKSNTGEGGEDPERLYDPARRSSIKQVASGRFGVTSEYLVNSDDIQIKMAQGAKPGEGGQLPGHKVYPWVAKTRHSTPGVGLISPPPHHDIYSIEDLAQLIHDLKNANPAARIHVKLVSEVGVGTVAAGVSKAHADVVLISGHDGGTGASPLTSLKHAGGPWELGLAETQQTLLLNGLRDRIVVQTDGQLKTGRDVVIAALLGAEEFGFATAPLVVSGCVMMRVCHLDTCPVGIATQNPTLRERFSGKAEYVVNFFQFIAEEVRELLAELGFRSLDEAVGHAELLDTAKAINHWKAQGLDLAPLLHVPELAEGAVRHQVTVQDHGLEKALDNELIELAADALAADSAEAAQPVRAQVAIRNINRTVGTMLGHQVTKKFGGAGLPDDTIDITFTGSAGQSFGAFLPRGITLRLEGDANDYVGKGLSGGRVIVRPDRGADHLAEYSTIAGNTLAYGATGGELFLRGRVGERFCVRNSGATVVSEGVGDHGCEYMTGGHAVVLGETGRNFAAGMSGGIAYVIDLDPVMVNRELADAVTELADADKQWLHDVVRRHQEETGSTVAAKLLADWDAAAARFRKVVPATYQAVLAAKDAAERAGLSESETHEKMMEAATNG